From Candidatus Baltobacteraceae bacterium:
CCCCCCTCGAGCTGGCGATACCACCCGCGGCTCACGCCGACGACCTCCGCAATCTCTTCTTGCGTCACGCGCCGGCCGCATCGCACGGGGAGGCGCTTATGCTCCCCGAGTGTGCATGCCGTGGAGGGAACCCGTTCGCGCAGCATCCTCAGGTATGCGCCCAACATATACGCACCGAGCGATGCTTCCATTCGAACGGAATCGACCGTCATTGTACTCATGCAGCCATCGTAGAATCCCAAGCGGCGATAATCGACGAACTGGAAGTTCCCTTTTCCCCAGGCAAGGTGTACGATAGGGGCTCCTCATCAAGGAGCCGGGTGAAAGCATACTTTCGCGATCCC
This genomic window contains:
- a CDS encoding helix-turn-helix transcriptional regulator, translating into MSTMTVDSVRMEASLGAYMLGAYLRMLRERVPSTACTLGEHKRLPVRCGRRVTQEEIAEVVGVSRGWYRQLEGGAGARASVKLLARLSDALMATPGERVTLFALALPEMRRGPAP